In the Planctomycetia bacterium genome, CGCCGACTTGAGTTCTTGGCGATGCACAAGGCGGCGACGTCGAGCCGGGACTTCGAAGTGATTCTCTGCTGGGACTATTCGCGGTTTGGGCGCTTCGACAGCATCGAAGCCGGACGCTGGATTCATCCGCTGCGGCAAGCGGGAGTGAAGCTGGTGACCGTTGCGGAAGGCGTGGTCGACTGGGACTGCTTCACCGGTCGAATCATGAACGCCCTGCATGCCGAAGGCAAACACTCCTTTTTGACGGATCTCTCCCGGAACGTGGCACGCTCACTCTCCGGGATTGCCAAGGAAGGCTTTCTTTGTGGTCAGGCAGCGCCGTACGGCTACGACCGCATGCTGGTCGATGAACGCGGCGAACATCGCCAGCGGGTTCGCACCAGCGAAAAGTTCAGCAAGCCTCGCGGCTGGCGTACGACGTTGGTGCTCTCGGACGACCCGAGCAAGGTGGCGATCGTCCGCTGGCTATTTCAGCAATACGCCGATACAGACACCGGCCTCCGCAGTCTTACCGATCAACTCAACGCCAGGGGAGTTCCTGGACCAACCGGCGGGCCGTGGTACGCCGCCTCGATCAAGGCCATCCTGGAAAACCACAACTACACAGGCACGTTCACGGGGGCCAAGCGCCGCGAGGGCAAATACCACAGCGTTGCCGCGGGCCAAGTGCGTGAACGCGACCGTGGCGAAGTGACGCTCTCACCGGCTGGCAAACCCCACGCGGTCGCCAACCCCCGCGAGGCATGGATCGTTGTCGAGGGCGCTCACGAGGCGCTCATCGACGAGGAACTGTTCGAGCGGGTCCAAGCGAAGATCGTGGATCGTCGGCGCAATACGCCCGGCGCGGCCTATCGGACGCACACCAAGGAAAACGGCGACGCTTACCTGCTCTCTGGACTCGTGTTCTGCGCCCAGTGCGGCTGCAAGATGCATGGCAGCACGCTCAAGGCGAAGGGACATTCGTACCCTAAGTACACCTGCTCGACCTATTGCCGGGCCGGCAAAAACAACCCGTCCGGGTGCGGCTGCCACGGCGTCCTACAGGACAAATTGGTCGACGTGGTCGTTCGCAAGCTTCAGACGACCGTGCTCACAGAACGCAATCTAGAGCGTCTACGTGTCGCCCTACGGCAGCAGATTAACGAGCGACGTAATCAGGCGAACAATGGCTCAGACGGCCTCCGCAAGCAGTTGGCCGAGTTAAACCGGGAAATCGATCGGGCCGCCGAAAACTTCCTGCGAGCACCAGCTGAACTTCTCGACTTGATCGGCGGGAAGTTATCGGCCATGAAACGTCAGCGAGACCACCTTGCTGACCAACTGAAACTGGCAAAGGCGAGTACCAAGGCCAATGACACGGACGCCCAAGTGGAGGCCGCGGTTAGCCGCCTGTGGCGACTGGGCGAGGATATGGCCAAAGCCGAACCGGCCCGCCGTCGCGAGGTCTTCCGCCAATTGGTGAGCCGAATCGACCTGCGGTTCGACAAGGTCCAGCGCGGAAAGCGGACAGAATGCCCGCTGAATTCAGGTGAAATCCACCTACGAACGACCGAAGAGAGGATCTTCGGTTCTGTAAATCGGGGCGACACGATTTGAACGTGCGACCTCTACGTCCCGAACGTAGCGCTCTAGCCAGGCTGAGCTACGCCCCGAAATCTGACGAAGAACCATATCTTAGTCGTTTCACGGTGCTGGTCAACGCACGTTCCGCGGCGATGCCGTTCCCTGGAACGGCTTTTTTTCCGCGTGCATCCGGGTCAATGAACGTCCTTGCCGGCAACGCACTCCGGTTGACAGCTTGGGCGGCGACTTTATGATGAGGGGCTTTCCGCAGTCGCGAAAAGCAGGAATCTCGAGCCATGGCCGTACCCAAACGCAAGCAATCGAATGCCCGCACCGGGTCCCGCCGGGCGCATGACTTCAAGACGCCGAAGCAACTGCATTTCTGCCCGCAGTGCAGCACGGCGGTTCCGTCCCACGTGGTCTGCCCGAAATGCGGCTACTACATGGGCCGCACGATGGTGCAGGTCGAAGAATAGCTCGGTTCGTCGTCTACGGGCGCGATGTCAGCAAAGTCCGCGGGTTCCGGTTGAGGTTCGCCGCTTGTTGGGCGACCTCCGGCGAGCCGGGCCAGAAGGCCTGAGCCTGGTCCAGTGTGACCAGCGCGGCCTGGGTTTGTCCGGCCTGCAATTGGCAATCCGCCATGGCCAGCCACAGCGGTAACGCCGGCGCTCCCCGCCGACAGGCCACGGCAAGCTGCTCCGCAGCGTCCGCCGGTCGATTGAGCGCCAAGAGCGCTTGGGCCTGCTGCTCCAAAACTTCTCTGGGAACCTCATCGACGGGATAGGTTTCCGCCAAGGCCCGCAAGTTGGCGAGCGCCCGTTGCGGTTCGCTTTGGCAGCGATAAATCTCGGCCAGGGCGACGAGGGCGTCGCGGCGTGCTGGTTCTATGCCGAGCGATTGATGGAAGTCGGCGGCGGCGCGGCTCAAATCTCCGCTGGTTTGCCAGATTTTTCCCCGGACCGCCCAAGCGTCCGCGGACTGCGGATTGACGTCCAAGGCCCGACGGGCGGCGTCCAACGCCTGCTCGAATTCCGACCGGGCCAACCGCATTTCGGCGTGTCGGACGAGCGATTGTTCATCGTCGCCAGCGATCCGCAGGGCTTCGTTGATTTCGACCAGGGCTTCCTGTTGCCGCCCAGCTTTCCAGAGGGTCTCGGCGTAGAGTCGATGGGCCTCGTGATCGGCCGGACATTGCTTGACGGCCGTGGCGAAGTGCTGTTCCGCCCCCTTCCATTCGCCCCGTTCTATTTCCCGCATGCCTTGCTGGACCAGTTGCCGGCTGGCCAACACGTTCTTGGCGGAAGGCCCGTCGTAGCACGGAAGGCGGCAGCCGATCGAAATTGCCAGTGCACAGCCCGCCGCGAACGCCGCAGAACGGCGGACGCGCGTACAGGGCGATAATTGCGTTTTGGCATCCATGCACGAAACGCCGGCGGAGAGGAAATCGAGCGTAATGATAGGTATCGACGAGAGCCGCCCGGCACTCGACCTCGGCAGGCCGGAGTGAGAGGCGCGGTAGATTACCCGCGAAGCACGGGGCGAAGCAAGGCAAGCTGGGCGAGATGTGCGGCAGTGGTGCAAGTGGCCGGAGCGCCAACGGGAATTCTAGGATCGCTCCAGGAGCTGCGTTCTTTTCCGCGAGCTCGTTCGTCGAATGAGAATTCCAGTTCCGATCAGCGCCGTCGCCAAAGTGCTGGAGATGACAGCCATCCAGGTTGGTACGGGGGTTCTTCGAAGATGGAAATAGCGCCGAGCTTTAAGCGAACGAGTTCCGATACGATCAGCAACGCGAGCGCGGTGAACGCCGTTCCTAAGCAAATGAGAATCATGGAAACTACCCGAGCGGCCGCGGACGGCATGGCAAGCCGATCAATTGATGAACGGGCCGGCGGGCTGGCGGGCGACTGGTAGGGGTTCTCCGACATGCCCTCGATTCTAGCAGGCCAGTCAGTCGGTCACCGCTGGAGGAGAGTAAGGACGAAGGAGAGTAGGAGAGGGAATTGGGGTTGTTGGATTGGATTGAGATGGTGCGCGGAAGTTGGACCGGTCCTGTCGGGCTTCTTGCTCGAATTTTTTTCCGCAGGCAACGGCGCGGGTTTAGTGCGCCGACGACCGAATGCGACCGAAAGGTTGTGCGCACGCAGCGGTCATGGTGTTGAGATGGCGGGCGTGGGTCCGTGCGGATTGCGCAGCACTGGCGGGGCGTGACGCACGTTGCCTGCGCTGCGTGAGCAACTTCGTGCTTGCGGCGGCGGGCCCTTCGAGTCTTGAAGACCGCTGCAAGTGGTCGGAGCGCCGGAACGCTCGCGGAAGTTTCCCAGGCACGTGCGCCGCGCTGGATCGCCAATGCTTGCGCGACCGACGGACCTCGATGCCTACCAACGTCTCGCCCCAGAGAGGCTGCGAAACCTCGCGGCCTTTCGTGTACTTGTCGCGTGGATTGATTTTGGGGCGGGGGGGCGGCTGATTTCAAGTGCGCTGGATAGTGCGACTTCGGTGTAGGTCAGGCTTTCCAGCCTGACAGGGGCTACGATCGACGTCAGGCGCGCGGCACGTCAGGCTGGAAAGCCTGACCTACGGCGGCTGGTGACCCGGTCGACGTTGCGGCGAATTCTCAACCTTGCGTCCAAGGCCCTACTCAGAGACCGAACAATTCGGCAGAGCCTTTCGCAGCCGAGACAGCTGGTCGTCGCTGATTGGAGGTTCGTTGTTATCAATTTCAAGTAGTGTGAGATTCTTGAGACCGAACAGCGGCGAAAAGTCCATCACGCGGCATTCGTTTAGCCACAGGTCGTCGAGGTGTTTGAGGCCAGCAAGCGGCGAAACGTCACTCACTTGGGTTCTCGTTACGCTCAGGACTTCTATTCTTGTGAGTGTTGCAAGGGGCGAAACGTCAACCACGTCTGTGTCGCCGAGATCGAGAGCCGTCAATTTGCAAAGACCTGACAATGGACGAATATCGGACACTCCGGTACCGACCAAACTAAGTTCCTTCAAATCGGTCAGTTCGCTGAGTATGGAAGCATCCGTGAAAGAGTACTCGTAGCAGTTCGCCACAATCACGTGCTCGCCAAGCAGGCTTCGCGCCATACGGCGCCACCGACCCTGTGGCTCTTTGTTGTAGAATCGGTCCAGTGAGTCGTACTTTCCGCCCAATTGAATGTC is a window encoding:
- a CDS encoding tetratricopeptide repeat protein: MDAKTQLSPCTRVRRSAAFAAGCALAISIGCRLPCYDGPSAKNVLASRQLVQQGMREIERGEWKGAEQHFATAVKQCPADHEAHRLYAETLWKAGRQQEALVEINEALRIAGDDEQSLVRHAEMRLARSEFEQALDAARRALDVNPQSADAWAVRGKIWQTSGDLSRAAADFHQSLGIEPARRDALVALAEIYRCQSEPQRALANLRALAETYPVDEVPREVLEQQAQALLALNRPADAAEQLAVACRRGAPALPLWLAMADCQLQAGQTQAALVTLDQAQAFWPGSPEVAQQAANLNRNPRTLLTSRP
- a CDS encoding recombinase family protein — protein: MVSQPTIPAVAYLRRSTNRQERSLEDQRREIEAYAQQHGYRILRWYTDSGISGDATERRLEFLAMHKAATSSRDFEVILCWDYSRFGRFDSIEAGRWIHPLRQAGVKLVTVAEGVVDWDCFTGRIMNALHAEGKHSFLTDLSRNVARSLSGIAKEGFLCGQAAPYGYDRMLVDERGEHRQRVRTSEKFSKPRGWRTTLVLSDDPSKVAIVRWLFQQYADTDTGLRSLTDQLNARGVPGPTGGPWYAASIKAILENHNYTGTFTGAKRREGKYHSVAAGQVRERDRGEVTLSPAGKPHAVANPREAWIVVEGAHEALIDEELFERVQAKIVDRRRNTPGAAYRTHTKENGDAYLLSGLVFCAQCGCKMHGSTLKAKGHSYPKYTCSTYCRAGKNNPSGCGCHGVLQDKLVDVVVRKLQTTVLTERNLERLRVALRQQINERRNQANNGSDGLRKQLAELNREIDRAAENFLRAPAELLDLIGGKLSAMKRQRDHLADQLKLAKASTKANDTDAQVEAAVSRLWRLGEDMAKAEPARRREVFRQLVSRIDLRFDKVQRGKRTECPLNSGEIHLRTTEERIFGSVNRGDTI
- the rpmF gene encoding 50S ribosomal protein L32, giving the protein MAVPKRKQSNARTGSRRAHDFKTPKQLHFCPQCSTAVPSHVVCPKCGYYMGRTMVQVEE